The genomic DNA CCGAGTTGAGGCGGGCCATCACGGTCTCCTCGGCGACGTGGGCCGAGGCGTCGTACCCGGTAAATGTCCACTGCGCCTGGAGTAGCGCCAGCAAGAAGCAGAGCCAGAACGGTGCGTTCGCGTAGAGCTCCTTGAGAGCGGGTAGGAGATTGAAGAGCGGCGAGGGAAATGTCCAATTGCCGACGACGAGAGCAGGCTCCGGTTGGCCCGTACCGAGATCCGCCGATGCGGCGTCGAGCGGATTGACGACATTCTCGAACCGGAAGAGGAAGCTCAGGCTATTGTGGTGCGTTCCGAGAAAGACGAGGAAGAGAACGATGAGGGCACCACCGAGAATATGCCAATAGACACTGAAGTCTCCGAGTAGACGAGTCAAGCGGATACCGAAGATATTGATCAATATCTGTGGTATCATGATCAAGATCATCACGAAAACTTGAAAATACCAGTTCGTAACCGATCCGAAAACCGGTACGCGAATATCTTCGGGAATGCCGAGGATGCGCGTGACTGCACCGATCATGTAGATAGCGGCCGCGATGTTGATGCCTGCGGTGATCGTCACCTGCCCGATCATGTTGAGCCAGGCGGTCACCCACGCCCAGCCCCGGCCACCGAGCCGGAAGGACCAGAAATACAGTCCCCCAGCCGTCGGGTACGCGGAAGCGATCTCCGCCATGGACGCTGCCACGGCCAAGGTGAAGAGAGAGACCAATGGCCAACCCACGGTATTGACGATCGGGCCCGCGAACTTCAGCCCGTACCCATAGAGCAGGATGGCTCCGGTCAGGATTGAGATGATCGTGAACGAGATGGCGAAATTGGAGAATCCGCCCATCTCCCGAAAGAGCTGCTGCGCGTAACCGAGCCGGTGGAGGTCGCGGATGTCCTGCCTGATCAATTCCTGACGATCTCGCTCCTTGCTCATCGTCGTCTCCCCCTCGCTCGCCTCAGTCTTCCGGCGTAATGTACGCAGCCGTGATGCCACCATCGACGAGAAACGCTGTTGCGGTCACGTAGGACGATTCATCGGATGCCAGGAAGAGTGCTGCCTGGGCGACTTCGCGCGCCTGCGCGAACCGTCCCATCGGGATATGGACCAGCCGCCGTTGTCGTTTGGCTGGATCGGAGAGAATAGAGCGCAGGAGTGGCGTGTCGACTGGCCCCGGGCAGAGGGCGTTGGCCCGGATGTTCTTCCGGGCGAACTCGATCGCGATCTCCCGCGTCATGGCGAGCACGCCTCCTTTGCTCGCCGTGTAGGCGATTTGCGGGACAGCTGCCCCCATGATGGCGACGAAGCTCGCGGTGTTGATGATCGAGCCACCACCAGCACGCAGCATGGCCGGGATGGCGTATTTGCAGCCGAGGAAGACCCCCTTCAAGTTGACCGCCATCACGCGGTCCCACACCTCCTCCGGGGTGTCGACGACCGAGCCGTCCTCGTCGGGAAAAATCCCCGCATTGTTGAACATCACGTCGAGCTTGCCGTATGTGTCTTCGGCGGTGCGCACGAGCGCTTCGACCTCGGCTGCCTTCGTCACGTCGGTCCGGACGAACAGCGCCGCTCCACCGGCCTCGCGGATGAGCCGCACTGTCTCCTGTCCACCAGCCTCGTTCACGTCGGCCACGACGACCTTCGCTCCTTCCTGGGCGAAGAGCAGTGCTGACTCGCGGCCGATCCCGGAACCTGCCCCGGTGATGACGCACACCTTCCCGGCGAGCCGATTGCCCATCGTTCCTTTCCCCTCCCCGCTCAGCCCCGCTCGAAGTACCGGTACAGTTCCCAGTCGGTGACGACGGCGTCGAACGCTTCTTGCTCGACGCGAGCCATATTGACGTAGTGGTCGACGACGAGGTCACCGAAGGCCTGGCGAGCGAACTCGCTCCGGGCGAATTCCTCCATCGCTTCCGCCAGCGTACGTGGAACGCGGACGGCGTCGCGTGCCTCGTAGGCATTGCCCCGGTACTCCGGTGGCAGCGGGAACTCGCGCTCGATCCCGTCCAATGCAGCGGCGATCATCGCTGCGTAGGCCAGGTAGGGGTTGGCGTCGGCACCCGGGATGCGGCTCTCGATCCGCAGCGACTGTCCGTGCCCGACGATGCGGAAACCGCAGGTCCGGTTGTCGCGACCCCAGACGACATTGACCGGTGCCCAGCTCGCCACCGCGTACCGCTTGTACGAATTGACGTTGGACGCGACCAGGAGCGACAGCTCGCGCGCGTGTGCCATGAGGCCGGCCAGAGCGTGCTGCATCAGACGACTCATGTGGTAGGGTTGGCCGTCCGGGTCGAAGAAGAGATTGCGCTCGCCGGCGCTGTCCCAGATGCTGAGGTGAATGTGCGAGCTCGAGCCCGTCCAGGTGTGGTGGGGCTTGGCCATGAAGGTGACCGAGACACCGTCCAGGTAGGCGATCTCCTTGACGCCGTGCTTGAAGAGCACCGCACGATCGGCCGATTCGAGTGCCTCCGCGTAGTGGATGTTGATCTCGTGCTGACCGGCCGCTGCCTCCCCCTTCGAGAACTCGATGGGGATGCCGGCAGCCGTCATCAGGTTGCGGATCTGCCGGTAGATCGGCTCCGCTTTCGTCCCCTGGAAAAGGTGATAGTCCTCGTTGTACCAACCGTAGGGGCGTAGACCGCGGTACCCCTTCTCGTACGCCTCGTCATAGGAGTCCTTGAGGAGGTAGAACTCCAGCTCGCTCGCCATCATGACGCGGAAGCCCATGGCTGCCGCGCGCTCGACCTGGCGGCGGAGGATCGTCCGGGGGGCGACCGGGATCAGCTCACCGGTTTCCTCGTCGACCGCATCGGCGAGGACGAGCGCTGTCCCTTCCAGCCACGGGATGCGCCGGAGTGTGGAGAAATCCGGGCGGGCGACCCAGTCGCCGTAGCCGGTCTCCCAGTTCATCAGCCGGTAACCGCCCGGCGTGGTCATCTCCATGTCCGTTCCCAGGAGGTACGTGCAGAAGTGGGTGCCATGGGCGCGGACATGCTCGAGGAAGAAGTCGGCCCGGACACGTTTCCCCATGAGACGGCCTTGCATGTCACAGAGGGCATTGATGACGGTATCGATCTCTCCGTTCTGAACGGCGCGTTCCAGATCTTCGAGACTCAGCAAGCCCATCGGTCGGTCGCTCATCGCACTCCTCGATCCTCACAGTCCGGTACCGGCCGAACGGATGTCACGACAGCGTGGCCGCGTGGTGGTGGCCGGCTGGTCGCGACCGGCCAGGGAACACAGACCCGTCTGGTGAACCGGATTGGTCCGGGGCCCACCGCTGCCTCCTCGGGTTATCTGCTCATCACGGCACAAGAGTGGTAGGACCGACGGCGCGTCGGTCGCCCGCATACAACAAGAAACCGGACGACGGACGACGTGCCGTAACCGGTTCGACTCGGCACTGACAATGCCAGGATACACAGTAGCGAGTCGAGGAAAGGCTGTCAAGAGGCATACCGCGTGGAAGCGACCGTGCCGACCAGTCCACGCTGCCGCTCTCCCAGTGATCCGGACGGTCCTCATCCGGTAGCCGATGTCGTTCTCCCCACGCGAACCGCTCGGCTGCACCGTGGCCCAGGAGGGATGGATCCTACCCGCCGGTGCACCAGCGCACTGGTCGTACGGGATAGGTGTCCTCGTGGCGCGTCGATGCGGATCGCGTCGCTTCCTGGAGGAGCGCTCGGGCGGTATTGACAGGGGATTGAAGAACGACTACACTGTGCACAGCCGATGCTCGATAGATCGAATGATGTCTGAAATATCGGACACAGGAGATGCCACGGCGCGTACCAGCAGTCGAGCGTGCCCTCGATATCCTCGAACTGTTCTTGCAGTCGCCGCAACCGGACTCGTTGTCCGTTCCGGAAATCGCCCGTGCGCTGGGTCTCCCGCGCAGCACGGCGCACGAGCTGGTCGCCACGCTGGTCGCGCGCCGTTA from Thermomicrobium sp. 4228-Ro includes the following:
- a CDS encoding glucose 1-dehydrogenase, which codes for MGNRLAGKVCVITGAGSGIGRESALLFAQEGAKVVVADVNEAGGQETVRLIREAGGAALFVRTDVTKAAEVEALVRTAEDTYGKLDVMFNNAGIFPDEDGSVVDTPEEVWDRVMAVNLKGVFLGCKYAIPAMLRAGGGSIINTASFVAIMGAAVPQIAYTASKGGVLAMTREIAIEFARKNIRANALCPGPVDTPLLRSILSDPAKRQRRLVHIPMGRFAQAREVAQAALFLASDESSYVTATAFLVDGGITAAYITPED
- a CDS encoding glutamine synthetase family protein: MSDRPMGLLSLEDLERAVQNGEIDTVINALCDMQGRLMGKRVRADFFLEHVRAHGTHFCTYLLGTDMEMTTPGGYRLMNWETGYGDWVARPDFSTLRRIPWLEGTALVLADAVDEETGELIPVAPRTILRRQVERAAAMGFRVMMASELEFYLLKDSYDEAYEKGYRGLRPYGWYNEDYHLFQGTKAEPIYRQIRNLMTAAGIPIEFSKGEAAAGQHEINIHYAEALESADRAVLFKHGVKEIAYLDGVSVTFMAKPHHTWTGSSSHIHLSIWDSAGERNLFFDPDGQPYHMSRLMQHALAGLMAHARELSLLVASNVNSYKRYAVASWAPVNVVWGRDNRTCGFRIVGHGQSLRIESRIPGADANPYLAYAAMIAAALDGIEREFPLPPEYRGNAYEARDAVRVPRTLAEAMEEFARSEFARQAFGDLVVDHYVNMARVEQEAFDAVVTDWELYRYFERG
- a CDS encoding amino acid permease is translated as MSKERDRQELIRQDIRDLHRLGYAQQLFREMGGFSNFAISFTIISILTGAILLYGYGLKFAGPIVNTVGWPLVSLFTLAVAASMAEIASAYPTAGGLYFWSFRLGGRGWAWVTAWLNMIGQVTITAGINIAAAIYMIGAVTRILGIPEDIRVPVFGSVTNWYFQVFVMILIMIPQILINIFGIRLTRLLGDFSVYWHILGGALIVLFLVFLGTHHNSLSFLFRFENVVNPLDAASADLGTGQPEPALVVGNWTFPSPLFNLLPALKELYANAPFWLCFLLALLQAQWTFTGYDASAHVAEETVMARLNSAWGIFLSVAVSAVVGWILLTAVTWSIPNGDVATTAGDPYPVLYVAYQNLPAILGHVIAIIIAGAMWLCGLASITSMSRMWWAFARDGGMPLSSLIARVNRQYRTPVWSILITCALAVLLTLYSAAYFVVTSISTIALYLAYVTPTFLNLRNKLTGRRECTSQQNAPWNLGRFGPIVNVLAIAWVALITVIFVLPPNELVLWTSVAMGVLLSVYWFAYARSRFTGPTPADEEELRRIEHEFLGELAPADS